From the genome of Kaistella daneshvariae, one region includes:
- a CDS encoding BaiN/RdsA family NAD(P)/FAD-dependent oxidoreductase, with amino-acid sequence MKKKQIIIIGGGAAGFFCAANLDETKFKVTILEQNSDVLQKVKISGGGRCNVSHACFDPRELVNFYPRGNKELLSVFHKFQPGDTMDWFESRNVPLKIESDNRIFPESNSSQSIINVMVSKVQKKGFEVRTKSVVLDIQKTDDPYVITTNNEKLAADYVVFSTGSSPKSLKLLQNLGHKIVELVPSLFTFNIKNETLKDLMGTSFPNAEVSIPQLKMEESGPMLITHWGLSGPAILKISAWKARELAKLKYKFEIVVNFLGIEKDTAEEIFVSFKKENPKKNIGSSKIFDITTRFWHRILWLSKIDLNKNISQISGAELAKILENLCENKMQVTGKSTYKDEFVTAGGVELKEINFKTMESKILPNFFIAGEVLNIDAVTGGFNFQACWSESWLIASALNL; translated from the coding sequence ATGAAAAAAAAGCAAATCATCATCATCGGCGGCGGCGCGGCAGGATTTTTCTGCGCAGCAAACCTCGATGAAACTAAATTTAAAGTTACCATTTTAGAACAGAATTCTGATGTTTTGCAGAAAGTTAAGATTTCTGGCGGCGGCCGCTGCAACGTGTCGCACGCCTGTTTCGATCCGCGCGAACTCGTAAATTTTTATCCGCGCGGAAATAAAGAATTGCTCAGCGTTTTTCATAAATTTCAACCGGGCGACACGATGGATTGGTTTGAAAGCCGAAATGTTCCTTTAAAAATTGAAAGCGATAACCGCATTTTTCCCGAAAGCAATTCCTCGCAAAGCATTATCAATGTAATGGTCAGTAAAGTTCAAAAAAAAGGTTTTGAAGTCCGTACAAAATCTGTCGTGCTTGATATTCAGAAAACAGATGACCCATATGTAATTACCACCAACAATGAAAAACTGGCTGCAGATTACGTTGTTTTTTCTACGGGAAGTTCACCGAAATCTTTAAAACTGCTTCAAAACCTGGGTCATAAAATTGTGGAGTTGGTGCCATCGCTTTTTACATTCAACATCAAAAATGAAACTTTAAAGGATTTGATGGGAACGAGCTTTCCAAATGCCGAAGTTTCTATTCCGCAACTAAAAATGGAAGAATCCGGCCCGATGCTGATCACACACTGGGGACTTTCCGGACCGGCGATTTTAAAAATTTCTGCCTGGAAGGCGCGAGAATTGGCGAAACTGAAATACAAGTTTGAAATCGTAGTTAATTTTTTAGGGATTGAAAAGGATACTGCGGAAGAAATTTTCGTGAGCTTTAAAAAGGAAAATCCAAAAAAGAACATCGGAAGCTCGAAAATTTTCGACATCACCACGCGCTTCTGGCACCGCATTTTGTGGCTTTCAAAAATCGATTTGAATAAAAATATTTCCCAAATTTCCGGTGCTGAACTGGCAAAAATTTTAGAAAATCTTTGTGAGAACAAAATGCAGGTTACCGGAAAATCTACTTATAAAGATGAATTTGTTACCGCGGGCGGTGTTGAGCTAAAGGAAATCAACTTCAAAACCATGGAATCTAAAATTCTTCCCAATTTTTTCATCGCCGGCGAAGTGCTGAATATTGATGCGGTAACTGGCGGCTTCAATTTTCAGGCGTGTTGGAGTGAAAGTTGGCTAATTGCCAGTGCCTTAAATCTTTAA